One Desulfonatronovibrio hydrogenovorans DSM 9292 DNA segment encodes these proteins:
- the mrdA gene encoding penicillin-binding protein 2, which translates to MSLFKGNSHFHERFGPYFLLFLIVSLFCVFSIRLWYLQVYRGEYFSQKAQDNLQRRQPIYAPRGLFLDRNGELLAVNEPSYSLALIREDCPDIPSTLDQISKWTGIPSEEIHGEFQRGRSMVRSFENQIIVSNLTFDTLTRVETEAPHWPGVKVVVQPRRKYLQGEILSHVLGYVARANEEELKADPDLRLGDNVGKQGLEFTLERILRGSRGLRRMEVDASGRVLHQEVLVKPQSGQNVQLSIDLGMQSKAYELMQGRSGSVVVLEADTGQILAMVSAPGYDNNKFVFGLSHARWQELLNNPHHPLQNRSIQSTYPPGSVFKLVMAGMAHMDPDIRESDRVFCPGSFRLGNRVFRCWKGHGWVDMTKSLVESCDVYYYQLGDRLGVDRISEFAIKSGFGRLTGIDLPHERAGLIPTREWKRQRFNEGWRGGDNLNLSIGQGFTLVTPLQTARFVAALINDGHLYKPSLLLGEDQVDPLPLPWSKAARDFVYQTMIETVEGERGTARRLRKPGVVVGGKTGTAQVVRLLPEHMEDDVEAVEYWLRHHGWMAGFAHAGDQKYAIVALVEHGGSGSAAAGPVVRGMIDYIFDETQEKGQ; encoded by the coding sequence ATGAGTCTGTTCAAGGGAAATAGTCATTTTCATGAAAGATTCGGCCCGTATTTTCTGCTGTTTCTTATTGTTTCTCTGTTCTGCGTTTTTTCGATCAGACTCTGGTACCTTCAGGTTTACCGGGGTGAATACTTTTCCCAAAAGGCGCAAGATAACCTGCAGCGCAGGCAGCCCATCTATGCCCCCAGGGGGCTTTTTCTGGACAGAAACGGAGAGCTGCTGGCCGTAAACGAACCTTCCTACAGCCTGGCACTGATTCGTGAGGATTGTCCGGATATTCCGTCTACCCTTGATCAGATCAGCAAATGGACAGGCATCCCGTCTGAAGAGATTCATGGAGAGTTTCAAAGAGGGCGAAGCATGGTCAGGTCCTTTGAGAACCAGATCATAGTTTCCAACCTTACCTTTGATACATTGACCAGGGTGGAAACTGAGGCTCCTCACTGGCCAGGGGTCAAGGTTGTTGTTCAGCCCAGAAGGAAATATCTTCAGGGTGAAATTCTTTCCCATGTCCTGGGTTACGTGGCAAGGGCCAACGAAGAGGAGCTCAAGGCTGATCCTGATCTCAGGCTGGGCGATAACGTTGGCAAGCAGGGCCTGGAGTTCACCCTGGAAAGAATTTTAAGAGGCAGCAGAGGGCTAAGGCGGATGGAGGTAGACGCTTCTGGCAGGGTGTTGCACCAGGAAGTCCTTGTTAAGCCTCAGTCCGGCCAAAATGTTCAGCTCAGCATCGACCTGGGTATGCAAAGCAAAGCTTACGAGCTTATGCAGGGCAGGTCCGGGTCTGTGGTGGTCCTTGAGGCTGACACAGGACAGATCCTGGCCATGGTCAGTGCTCCCGGCTATGACAACAACAAGTTTGTATTTGGGTTGTCCCACGCCCGCTGGCAGGAGCTTTTGAACAATCCCCACCACCCGCTGCAGAACAGAAGTATTCAGAGCACCTACCCTCCCGGATCGGTATTCAAGCTGGTAATGGCGGGCATGGCCCATATGGATCCGGACATTCGGGAGTCGGACAGGGTTTTCTGTCCTGGTTCCTTCAGGCTGGGCAATAGAGTCTTCAGGTGCTGGAAGGGTCATGGCTGGGTTGATATGACCAAGTCCCTGGTTGAGTCCTGTGACGTTTACTATTATCAGCTGGGAGACAGGCTGGGTGTGGACAGGATAAGTGAATTCGCCATTAAAAGCGGATTTGGACGCTTGACCGGCATAGACCTGCCCCACGAAAGGGCTGGCTTGATTCCCACCAGGGAGTGGAAGAGGCAGCGTTTCAATGAAGGATGGCGTGGTGGAGACAACCTCAATCTTTCCATTGGCCAGGGCTTCACCCTGGTCACTCCCTTGCAGACTGCCAGATTTGTGGCGGCCCTGATCAATGACGGGCATCTCTATAAGCCTTCACTTCTTTTGGGAGAAGATCAAGTTGACCCTTTGCCTCTGCCCTGGAGCAAGGCAGCAAGGGATTTTGTTTATCAAACAATGATCGAGACCGTTGAAGGAGAAAGGGGTACTGCCAGGAGACTGCGCAAGCCCGGAGTTGTGGTTGGAGGAAAAACAGGCACAGCCCAGGTGGTCAGGCTTTTGCCCGAACACATGGAGGACGATGTCGAGGCAGTTGAATACTGGCTCAGACACCATGGTTGGATGGCCGGTTTCGCCCATGCTGGTGATCAAAAATACGCCATTGTGGCCCTGGTGGAGCATGGAGGCTCGGGCAGCGCAGCAGCTGGTCCGGTGGTCAGGGGAATGATCGACTATATCTTTGACGAAACCCAGGAAAAAGGGCAGTGA
- a CDS encoding rod shape-determining protein, translating into MPRILDKIFGAVSNDLAIDLGTANTCVYVKGKGIVLREPSVVAVKRDSRGNNKVLAVGSEAKKMLGRTPGNITAIRPMKDGVIADFEVTEAMLRHFITKVHNSRRLVRPRIIICVPTGITQVEKRAVKESAQSAGAREVYLIEEPMAAAIGANLPITEPTSNMVVDIGGGTTEVAVISLSGIVYSRSVRVGGDKMDDAIRHHVKRKYNMLIGEGSAELIKTTIASAYPMEEEQEMVVKGRDLVSGIPQNITITSEEVRKAISEQVDSIVQGVRVALEQTPPELAADIVDRGIVLTGGGALLKGLDQLLRDETSLPITVVDDPLSTVVIGSGKVLDSLDVLKEVTID; encoded by the coding sequence ATGCCTAGAATACTGGACAAGATATTCGGCGCGGTTTCCAATGACCTGGCCATTGACCTTGGTACAGCCAATACCTGTGTTTATGTCAAAGGTAAAGGGATTGTCTTAAGGGAACCCTCGGTGGTTGCGGTCAAAAGGGATTCCCGCGGCAACAACAAGGTTCTGGCCGTTGGCAGCGAGGCCAAGAAGATGCTGGGAAGGACCCCGGGCAATATTACCGCCATCAGGCCCATGAAGGATGGAGTTATTGCTGACTTCGAGGTGACCGAAGCCATGCTCAGACATTTCATCACCAAAGTTCACAACAGTCGAAGGCTGGTCAGACCCCGGATTATTATCTGTGTTCCCACCGGTATTACCCAGGTTGAAAAAAGAGCGGTCAAGGAGTCTGCCCAGAGTGCCGGAGCTAGAGAGGTCTACCTTATTGAAGAACCGATGGCAGCGGCTATTGGTGCCAATCTGCCCATTACCGAGCCCACATCAAACATGGTGGTGGACATTGGGGGCGGAACCACTGAAGTTGCTGTGATTTCCCTGTCCGGGATTGTCTACAGCCGTTCGGTCCGGGTAGGAGGAGATAAGATGGATGACGCCATCCGCCACCATGTCAAGCGCAAGTACAACATGCTCATTGGAGAAGGCAGTGCCGAACTCATCAAGACCACTATTGCTTCAGCCTATCCAATGGAAGAGGAGCAGGAGATGGTAGTCAAGGGACGGGACCTGGTGTCAGGCATACCTCAGAATATCACCATTACTTCCGAGGAGGTCCGCAAGGCCATTTCCGAACAGGTGGACAGTATTGTTCAGGGTGTCAGGGTTGCTCTAGAGCAGACCCCGCCGGAGCTGGCTGCTGACATTGTTGACAGAGGAATTGTGCTGACCGGAGGCGGAGCCCTTTTAAAGGGGCTGGACCAGTTGCTCAGGGATGAGACTTCACTGCCCATCACCGTTGTCGACGACCCCCTGTCCACGGTTGTGATAGGATCCGGCAAGGTCCTGGACAGTCTGGATGTTCTTAAGGAGGTAACAATAGATTAG
- the rodA gene encoding rod shape-determining protein RodA, with translation MIDRQLFLYINWPMLAVIFLLFSAGVLNLYSASAFRVGDGTALTSFYNRQIIWGGISLTAMIVVMAFDYRHLKTGSWTVYGLSLVFLVAVIFWGKSIYGAQRWLDLGFFSFQPSEVAKIGVLLMAAAFLAKIAPPLGLKDLLKTLLVALVPAFLIARQPDLGSALLLVFLVAGMVIYHGIRKNVFKGLVVTVPLLLPAGWFFLKDYQKTRLLTFLNPGQDPLGSGYHVIQSQIAIGSGGFWGKGFMEGTQSQLRFLPEKHTDFAFSVFGEEWGFFGAIILLFLFCLFLYQIFICSREAKDRFGSLLCVGVFFYFFWQILINMGMVLGLMPVVGIPLPFISYGGTSLLVNFIMIGLVLNVSMRRFMFKG, from the coding sequence ATGATTGATCGGCAGCTTTTTCTTTATATCAACTGGCCCATGCTGGCGGTGATTTTTCTGTTATTTTCAGCCGGGGTGCTGAACCTTTATTCGGCCAGCGCCTTCAGAGTAGGTGATGGCACAGCTTTGACCTCGTTTTACAACAGGCAGATCATCTGGGGCGGGATTAGCCTGACAGCCATGATCGTGGTTATGGCCTTTGATTACAGACACCTTAAAACCGGATCCTGGACAGTGTACGGACTGTCTCTGGTTTTTCTAGTGGCTGTAATTTTCTGGGGCAAGTCTATTTATGGTGCCCAGAGATGGCTGGATCTGGGCTTCTTCAGTTTTCAGCCCAGTGAGGTCGCCAAAATAGGAGTTCTGCTTATGGCTGCGGCTTTCCTGGCCAAAATCGCTCCTCCACTTGGACTCAAAGATTTGCTTAAAACCCTTTTGGTGGCTCTGGTCCCAGCTTTTCTTATTGCCAGGCAGCCGGATCTGGGTTCGGCTCTTCTTCTGGTTTTTCTGGTTGCCGGTATGGTTATTTATCATGGCATCAGGAAAAATGTATTCAAAGGTCTTGTTGTGACAGTACCGCTACTTCTGCCTGCGGGCTGGTTTTTTTTGAAGGATTACCAGAAGACCAGGCTGCTGACTTTTTTGAATCCGGGTCAGGACCCCCTGGGGTCGGGCTATCATGTCATACAATCCCAGATAGCAATCGGATCCGGGGGATTCTGGGGAAAGGGTTTCATGGAGGGTACCCAGAGCCAGTTGCGATTTCTGCCTGAAAAACATACAGATTTTGCCTTCTCTGTATTTGGTGAAGAGTGGGGATTTTTCGGGGCAATAATTCTTTTATTTCTTTTCTGTCTGTTTTTATACCAGATATTCATTTGTTCCAGGGAGGCCAAGGACAGGTTTGGCTCGTTGCTCTGCGTAGGAGTATTTTTTTACTTTTTCTGGCAGATCCTCATCAACATGGGCATGGTTCTTGGGTTGATGCCGGTCGTGGGTATTCCGCTTCCA
- the mreC gene encoding rod shape-determining protein MreC has translation MTPKKILGLFFIFIVFYLSLYTWNSRTHFLDQLATSTGLEFVGWTVKPGKLIHSGVRDFWDRYVQLMEVHTENQTLRQQVEDLQARVTELNERSAQADRLERLLDFSPPPRWNGQGARVVAHDFGPLGALNSIVIDKGKFQGVTPNLPVVTPDSVVGRTFKTGLNFSTVLLTSDPNSRIPVISSETRVPGILAGQGYSKPFSVQYVHLNSPLQSGELLVTSGLAGIYPKGLPVARVSGILRSEISLFLLVEAEPLADFRTKEEVMILENNSFLKIEKLGFEE, from the coding sequence GTGACTCCCAAGAAAATTCTGGGGCTTTTTTTCATCTTTATTGTTTTCTATCTGAGCCTCTATACCTGGAATTCCCGAACCCATTTCCTGGATCAACTGGCCACTTCAACCGGGCTTGAGTTTGTGGGCTGGACTGTTAAGCCTGGTAAGCTGATTCATTCAGGTGTCAGGGATTTCTGGGACAGGTACGTACAGCTGATGGAGGTACATACAGAAAACCAGACCCTGAGGCAGCAGGTGGAAGATCTCCAGGCCAGAGTAACCGAGTTGAATGAGCGGTCTGCCCAGGCTGACCGTCTGGAGCGGTTGCTGGACTTTTCTCCTCCACCCCGCTGGAATGGACAAGGGGCTAGAGTTGTGGCTCATGATTTCGGCCCATTAGGAGCCCTTAACTCCATCGTCATTGATAAAGGCAAGTTTCAGGGTGTCACTCCCAATCTGCCCGTGGTTACTCCAGACAGCGTTGTTGGCCGGACCTTTAAAACCGGACTGAATTTTTCTACAGTCCTACTCACATCGGATCCCAACAGTCGGATTCCAGTGATAAGTTCTGAAACCAGGGTGCCTGGAATCCTTGCCGGACAGGGCTACAGCAAGCCTTTTTCAGTTCAATACGTGCATCTGAATTCCCCCCTGCAAAGTGGCGAACTGCTGGTGACTTCCGGCCTGGCCGGTATTTATCCTAAAGGCCTTCCTGTGGCCAGAGTCAGCGGAATACTTCGTTCCGAAATATCCCTGTTCCTGCTGGTGGAGGCAGAACCCCTTGCAGATTTCAGAACCAAGGAAGAGGTCATGATTCTGGAGAATAATTCCTTTCTCAAAATTGAAAAGCTGGGCTTCGAGGAATAG